TTTCATTATCATTGCGTTGTCAAGTATTAAAGCGTAAGCATTAAACCAAAAGAATAGGTTTTACCCATAGGATAGTCCCGTAGCAGCCCCCGCTCCGAGGAGTCCGCAGGATCATTGGCGCTCGCAGGCGAATTATAATTGATCATTGCACCTGCCTGTTCGGGATCTATATACTTCGTCAGATTGCCAAAGTTCCAGGTCAACAGATTCTCGCCGCTGAAGTAAAAGCGTAGTTTTTCAACTTTATAGCGCCTTGTCCATTGCTGCGGCAACGTATAGCCCAACGTAAAATTTTTCATCCGCAGAAACCCAACATTGGTCAGGTAATAATCGTTCAGTTCGTATAGCGACCTTCCGCTCTGCAGGGAAGAGTATCCCCGATAGATCTGTGGATACCTGTTCCCCTTCTTCTCCGGGGTCCATGCATTATCTACCAGGTCTTTGCGTACAAAGGAAAGATATGGGCGCTGATAGGATCCCCAGTATAAATCCCCCGTCGGATACCAGTCCTGTTTGGCAACACCAGCAAAAGCCGCCGAGAGATCAAAATTATTCCAGGAAGCGCTCATATTGATACCAAATGGAAATTTCGGCATGGCATTGCCAATGGGTTTAATATCACCGTGGTTGGTAAGCGTATTGTCGCCTTTGTCGATACGGCCATCACCATTGAGATCGACATATTTCACATCGCCGCCGCGCAACATATTCCACTCACTATTTTGCGATACGCTCAGAATATCGTTATATACTTTCGAGAGGGACAATTGTGGATCCTGAAAACTATTCTGATAACTCAATGCTTCCGCATCGGACTGAAACTGTCCGTCGATATGGTATCCCCAGATCTGCCCCAGCACCTGTCCTTCGTAATAGGAGCTCAACAGGCCCTGCGGATTATTATATTTCGTGATAATCCCTTTAAAATTGGTGGTATTCACGGCGATGTTAAAGCGAAAGGGTGAACCGGCAAGGTCAAATTTGTCCTGGTAGCTTACCCCGACTTCAAAACCTTTATTACGCAAAGCAGCGTAGTTTTCTCGGGGTTCACTGGCACCAAATACTGCTGGAAGCGGCTGTCCCGGAAGATACATGCCTTCGACATCCTTTTGATACCAGTCAAAATTGATATTTAGCTTGTTCTGGATCAGTCCAAGATCAACACCGAAGTCAATGCTTTTGGTCCGTTCCCAGGTGACGACATTCGGCAACGGTGCCGGCGTACTTGCGCCGATAAGACGGGAGCCCCCATTTAGCCAAGCCAACTGCTGCACGGTCATCAATTCCTTAAAGGTATTGACCCCTACAGTCTGGTTGCCGAGCTTGCCATATGAAGCTCTGAGTTTTAAGCTGGGTATGCTGCCTTTGATCGATTCCCAAAACTGTTCCCGATCCAGCTGCCAGCCCAATGAAACTGAGGGGAAAAATCCCCATCGGCTCCCGCTTGGGAAGCGTGAAGAACCATCATACCGTGAATTTATTTCCAGCAGGTATTTATTGTCGTAGGCATAATTAAAACGGCCAAACACGCCCTGGATAGCCCAATTTTCAGCTGTTCCGCTCAGGCTGTACATGGAAGTTCCCAGCGCGAGATTGGATAGATCTTCGATAAGGAGATTGTCCATGGCACCAGCGATACGGTCCCGGTCAAAGGATTCCTGATTGTAGCCCACCAATAATTTGAACTGATGCTTTTGCGCTACATTTTTTTCGTAGGTCGCAAACAGGTTCATCGCATTATACTTGTCTTTCCAGCGATATTCTGTCAGACGGTTGAGCCCTGCAGTTGTATAATTGAGTTTGTTGCCCGAATAGTAACTGAACGGGTTGAGGCGTGTGCTCCGTGAAAAGTTTTCGATGCGGTTGCTATAATCAAAATTTACCTGTAGGCCTTTCAGTGGCTTAAGCAGGACACGAAAAGTATTTGTAAATTCTTCACTATTGCGCACCTCCCAGCTTTTTCCCGACTCCAGTCCTGCATTAGCTCCCTGACCGCCAGTACCCACACCGATATCCGTTGGAATACCGTCAACAAAATTGGGGTAAAAAGGCATCAGATTATACCAGGTGGTTGTACTCCAAAGTCCCCCCAGACCATTGGTATACCCCCCATATTCTTTATCCTTTTCGTTGATAAACTGCGTATTGTTCGAAATTTCCAACCAACTGTTGGGCGTGAATACCAGATTGGATTTCATATTCTGGCGGTCCATATCCGCATCGTCATTGATATTGTTGATTGTTTCCCTTTTGAA
The DNA window shown above is from Sphingobacterium thalpophilum and carries:
- a CDS encoding TonB-dependent receptor, which gives rise to MKLSLAIPLLFAANLQLHAFSFGQTVNLKRNNVKVSAVLKELQKQSGYNIFYNESLIAKDDRISVSYHNIAFEEALKDLLTKLQLSYVKADKNIVLNKRTDQAVRQTSVTEAPQLYPVNGVVKDDQGRPLDNVTVSEKGKKEKTLSREDGSFQIQVSSPDAILVFTMVGYQPLEIALAQQSTLRVTMKPAINAMEEVVVVGYGVQKKANLTGAVSQVNADDIALRPSANIAGTLQGLMPGLNIQLNNGDPSKTPDINVRGFNSINEGGPLVLIDGIEGNITRVNPNDIESVSVLKDAASAAIYGARGAFGVILVTTKKGKAGTVKVDYVNNFAWTTPASRTDYISDPYVYGKTVDAALYGYNGSSYTRYNPMDWEAIKMVAAGEIAPFHEKQADGTYKFFYKTNWWDYLFKKYQPSNFHNIAISGGSEKLKAYLSGRVFKRETINNINDDADMDRQNMKSNLVFTPNSWLEISNNTQFINEKDKEYGGYTNGLGGLWSTTTWYNLMPFYPNFVDGIPTDIGVGTGGQGANAGLESGKSWEVRNSEEFTNTFRVLLKPLKGLQVNFDYSNRIENFSRSTRLNPFSYYSGNKLNYTTAGLNRLTEYRWKDKYNAMNLFATYEKNVAQKHQFKLLVGYNQESFDRDRIAGAMDNLLIEDLSNLALGTSMYSLSGTAENWAIQGVFGRFNYAYDNKYLLEINSRYDGSSRFPSGSRWGFFPSVSLGWQLDREQFWESIKGSIPSLKLRASYGKLGNQTVGVNTFKELMTVQQLAWLNGGSRLIGASTPAPLPNVVTWERTKSIDFGVDLGLIQNKLNINFDWYQKDVEGMYLPGQPLPAVFGASEPRENYAALRNKGFEVGVSYQDKFDLAGSPFRFNIAVNTTNFKGIITKYNNPQGLLSSYYEGQVLGQIWGYHIDGQFQSDAEALSYQNSFQDPQLSLSKVYNDILSVSQNSEWNMLRGGDVKYVDLNGDGRIDKGDNTLTNHGDIKPIGNAMPKFPFGINMSASWNNFDLSAAFAGVAKQDWYPTGDLYWGSYQRPYLSFVRKDLVDNAWTPEKKGNRYPQIYRGYSSLQSGRSLYELNDYYLTNVGFLRMKNFTLGYTLPQQWTRRYKVEKLRFYFSGENLLTWNFGNLTKYIDPEQAGAMINYNSPASANDPADSSERGLLRDYPMGKTYSFGLMLTL